From a region of the Hymenobacter jejuensis genome:
- a CDS encoding cupin domain-containing protein — protein sequence MTSASEASPRLNNAPQPILAADLTVLDLVAAKLQLLQAPAWQTSDRSSSVLFKSEGIRLVMMVLRKGAELKTHTAPGTLSVQVLEGHISFYTEQQSADLQTDHVLTLPPGVPHRVVARQESVFLLTIAIPVKTI from the coding sequence ATGACCTCCGCCTCCGAAGCTTCACCTCGCCTTAACAACGCCCCGCAACCTATTTTGGCTGCCGACCTCACTGTACTGGATCTGGTGGCGGCCAAGCTCCAGCTCCTGCAAGCGCCGGCCTGGCAAACCAGCGACCGCAGTTCTTCCGTGCTGTTCAAATCGGAAGGTATAAGGCTGGTAATGATGGTCTTACGCAAAGGAGCGGAGTTGAAGACGCACACCGCACCGGGCACCCTCAGCGTACAGGTGCTCGAAGGCCACATCAGCTTTTACACCGAGCAGCAGTCGGCTGACCTGCAGACGGACCACGTGCTGACGCTGCCACCGGGCGTTCCGCACAGAGTGGTGGCCCGGCAGGAATCCGTGTTTCTGCTGACCATAGCCATACCCGTGAAAACGATATAA
- the hmpA gene encoding NO-inducible flavohemoprotein has protein sequence MTPDQKALVTATVDTLKEHGVALTTHFYRRMFEHNPELKNVFNMGNQQNGKQQMALALAVLAYAEHIEDPSVLVPAVTKIGHKHVSLDIRPEHYAIVGKHLLASIAEVLGEAATPALLDAWENAYGELAALMSGLESGLYQKAVSQDGGWTGWRPFTVKRKVEESAEITSFYLYPTDGGKVAGFQPGQYVSLRLFLPELNLFQPRQYSLSSAPNEEYYRISVKKEAGNPSHPSGMISNRLHQHVQEGDIVEVAPPAGDFTLETDKQTPVVFVSGGVGQTPLLSMLEYLVTTDSNREIVWVHGSRNTKVHAFREPVAQLAARHGNVHKHIFYDSLEPDLQVEGHYEGIVDLQQLNGGTLLQEADHYVCGPAPFIRKQVQDLDALGVPRAAIHFEEFGPATLSI, from the coding sequence ATGACTCCCGACCAGAAAGCCCTCGTTACGGCTACCGTAGATACCCTGAAAGAGCACGGCGTGGCCCTGACCACTCATTTTTACCGCCGCATGTTTGAGCACAACCCCGAGTTGAAAAACGTCTTCAACATGGGCAACCAACAGAACGGCAAGCAGCAAATGGCCTTAGCGCTGGCCGTGCTGGCCTACGCCGAGCACATCGAAGATCCGTCGGTGCTGGTGCCGGCCGTGACCAAAATCGGGCACAAGCACGTCAGCCTCGACATTCGGCCCGAGCACTATGCCATCGTGGGCAAGCACCTGCTGGCCTCCATTGCGGAAGTGCTGGGCGAAGCAGCCACACCGGCCCTACTCGATGCCTGGGAGAACGCTTACGGCGAGCTGGCCGCCCTGATGAGTGGCTTGGAAAGCGGCCTTTACCAGAAAGCCGTCAGCCAGGATGGCGGCTGGACGGGCTGGCGTCCCTTCACGGTGAAGCGCAAGGTGGAAGAGTCAGCCGAAATCACGTCCTTCTACCTCTACCCCACTGACGGGGGCAAAGTGGCCGGTTTCCAGCCAGGTCAGTACGTAAGCCTGCGGCTGTTTCTGCCCGAGCTGAACCTGTTTCAGCCGCGCCAGTACAGCCTTTCCAGTGCCCCAAACGAAGAATACTACCGCATCTCTGTGAAAAAGGAAGCCGGCAACCCCAGCCATCCTAGCGGCATGATTAGCAACCGCTTGCACCAACACGTACAGGAGGGCGACATCGTGGAGGTAGCCCCGCCGGCCGGCGATTTTACGCTGGAAACCGACAAGCAGACGCCCGTGGTGTTCGTCAGCGGCGGCGTGGGCCAGACGCCCCTGCTGAGCATGCTGGAATACCTCGTCACGACGGACAGCAACCGCGAAATCGTGTGGGTGCATGGTAGCCGCAACACCAAAGTGCATGCCTTCCGCGAGCCGGTGGCGCAGCTGGCCGCCCGCCACGGCAACGTACACAAGCACATTTTCTATGATTCGCTCGAGCCCGACCTGCAGGTCGAGGGCCACTACGAAGGCATCGTAGACCTGCAACAGCTCAACGGCGGCACACTCCTCCAGGAAGCCGACCATTACGTGTGTGGCCCGGCCCCTTTCATCCGCAAGCAGGTGCAGGACCTGGACGCACTGGGCGTCCCGCGGGCGGCCATCCATTTTGAGGAATTCGGACCGGCGACGCTGAGCATTTAG
- the ppk1 gene encoding polyphosphate kinase 1 — translation MNSPVLLNRELSWLAFNYRVLQEAQDPNVPLLERIKFMAIFSSNLDEYFKVRVATLRRLVKLKKKTRAKLGEDPAEQLDHLLEEVKRQQQAFGDTFRNSILPALQQQHIHLVSEHDLSEPQREWVRQYFRDNVRDLLSPVVLDDLLHHLFLKDQTVYLTFYLTHPIERRKHDDDERVLVMELPTKRHGSRFVQLPSEGEERYVMFLDDVIRCGAHELFPKYERVQVHAIKLSRDAELDIQEEVSGNLMAKIKSSLQKRETGYPARLLYDPTMPKEVLRAVMQKTGIGKDELVEGSRYHNFRDFFGFPDLGLSHLKYPAHPPLPHPTLPKGKGQMLTAIAERDHLLNLPYQSFEYVTRFLQEAAVDPHVSSIQITLYRVAAKSEVAKALLKAVKNGKQVTVVVELKARFDEESNMFWAEKLQKAGAYVIFGMPELKVHSKLCLVTRNEHDRPKQYAYLSTGNFNEVTSQIYADHGLFTADQRLTREMGEVFRYFHDHQPKTGFEQLLVAPFELRKKLNSLIDKEIKLAKAGKDAYIILKLNALQDEQMILKLYEADQAGVRVELLIRGISCLVPGLEGQSANIQQRGLVDRYLEHARVYVFGNGGEEKVYVASSDWMSRNLDRRVEVAFPILDPKLRAEVRHLLDLQRQDNVKSRDCHNNFLGQEDPNAPQVRAQFATYDYLKKLGSKPAPKPKAALPAPETPKRSHKAK, via the coding sequence ATGAATTCTCCCGTGCTGCTCAACCGTGAGCTGAGTTGGCTTGCCTTTAACTACCGCGTGCTTCAGGAGGCGCAAGACCCCAACGTGCCGCTGCTGGAACGCATCAAGTTCATGGCCATTTTCTCGTCCAACCTCGACGAGTATTTCAAGGTGCGCGTGGCCACGCTGCGGCGCTTGGTAAAGCTCAAGAAGAAAACCCGCGCCAAGCTGGGCGAAGACCCGGCCGAGCAACTCGACCATTTGCTGGAAGAAGTAAAGCGGCAGCAACAGGCTTTTGGCGATACGTTTCGCAACAGCATCCTGCCCGCCTTGCAGCAGCAGCACATCCACCTGGTTTCGGAGCACGACCTGAGCGAGCCGCAACGCGAATGGGTGCGGCAGTATTTCCGCGACAACGTGCGCGACCTGCTCTCGCCCGTGGTGCTCGACGACTTGTTGCACCACCTGTTTCTGAAAGACCAGACCGTGTACCTCACCTTCTACCTCACGCACCCCATCGAGCGCCGCAAGCACGACGATGACGAGCGGGTGCTGGTGATGGAACTGCCCACCAAGCGCCACGGCAGCCGCTTTGTGCAACTGCCCAGCGAGGGCGAGGAGCGCTACGTGATGTTTCTGGACGACGTAATCCGGTGTGGCGCTCACGAGCTGTTTCCGAAATACGAGCGCGTGCAGGTGCACGCCATCAAGCTCTCGCGCGACGCCGAACTGGACATTCAGGAGGAGGTGTCGGGCAACCTGATGGCCAAAATCAAGAGCAGCTTGCAGAAGCGCGAAACCGGCTACCCCGCCCGCTTGCTCTACGACCCCACCATGCCCAAAGAAGTGCTGCGGGCCGTGATGCAGAAAACCGGCATCGGCAAAGACGAGTTGGTGGAAGGCAGCCGCTACCACAACTTCCGCGACTTTTTTGGGTTCCCCGATCTGGGCTTGTCGCACCTCAAATACCCGGCGCATCCGCCCCTGCCCCATCCCACGCTGCCAAAAGGCAAAGGCCAGATGCTGACTGCCATTGCCGAGCGCGACCACCTGCTGAACCTGCCCTACCAGTCGTTTGAGTACGTAACGCGGTTTTTGCAGGAAGCCGCCGTCGACCCGCACGTCAGCAGCATCCAGATCACGCTCTACCGCGTAGCGGCCAAGAGCGAAGTGGCGAAAGCCCTGCTCAAAGCCGTCAAAAATGGCAAGCAGGTAACGGTAGTCGTGGAGCTGAAAGCGCGTTTCGACGAAGAATCGAACATGTTTTGGGCCGAAAAGCTGCAAAAAGCCGGGGCCTACGTCATTTTCGGGATGCCCGAGCTGAAGGTTCACTCCAAGCTGTGCCTCGTCACGCGCAACGAGCACGACCGTCCCAAGCAGTACGCCTACCTGAGCACGGGCAATTTCAACGAAGTCACCAGCCAGATCTACGCCGACCACGGCCTGTTCACAGCCGACCAGCGCCTTACCCGTGAAATGGGCGAGGTGTTCCGTTACTTCCACGACCACCAGCCCAAAACCGGCTTCGAGCAATTGCTGGTTGCGCCTTTTGAGCTACGCAAAAAGCTCAACTCTTTGATTGACAAGGAGATAAAACTAGCCAAAGCCGGCAAAGATGCCTATATCATATTGAAGCTCAATGCGTTACAGGATGAGCAAATGATTCTGAAGCTCTACGAAGCCGACCAAGCTGGCGTGCGGGTGGAGTTGCTCATCCGGGGCATTTCGTGCTTGGTGCCGGGGTTGGAAGGCCAAAGCGCTAATATTCAGCAGCGTGGCCTCGTAGACCGCTACCTGGAGCACGCCCGCGTGTACGTGTTTGGCAACGGCGGCGAGGAGAAAGTGTACGTAGCCTCGTCGGACTGGATGTCGCGCAACCTCGACCGCCGCGTGGAGGTCGCCTTCCCCATTCTCGACCCCAAGCTGCGCGCCGAAGTCCGCCACCTCCTCGATTTACAGCGCCAGGACAACGTCAAGTCGCGCGATTGCCACAACAACTTTCTGGGGCAGGAAGACCCTAATGCGCCGCAGGTGCGGGCCCAGTTTGCCACCTACGACTATCTAAAAAAGCTAGGCAGCAAACCGGCTCCCAAGCCCAAAGCGGCCCTGCCAGCGCCTGAGACCCCGAAACGCAGTCATAAAGCCAAGTAA
- a CDS encoding SixA phosphatase family protein, translating into MKTLYLMRHAKSSWSFDDLSDQERPLNDRGRDDAPCMGQALAKRDIQLDLLISSSAVRAMSTAALVARELHYPHARIEVLDRIYQAEVDDLLDIVRQCPDDADSVLLVGHNPIITNFANSLSPNQIPEMPTAAVVCLKFAVDHWADVAPENTEFYFYDYPRNQN; encoded by the coding sequence ATGAAAACATTGTATCTGATGCGCCACGCCAAATCGAGCTGGAGTTTTGACGACCTGAGCGACCAAGAACGTCCGCTCAACGACCGGGGCCGCGACGACGCCCCGTGCATGGGCCAGGCGCTGGCCAAGCGCGACATTCAACTCGACTTACTGATCAGCTCGTCGGCGGTGCGGGCCATGAGTACGGCGGCGCTGGTCGCCCGCGAGCTGCACTATCCGCACGCCCGCATTGAGGTGCTGGACCGCATCTACCAGGCCGAAGTAGACGACCTGCTGGACATCGTGCGCCAATGCCCCGACGACGCGGATTCGGTGCTGCTGGTGGGGCACAACCCCATTATTACAAATTTTGCTAACTCACTCTCGCCCAACCAGATACCCGAAATGCCGACGGCCGCGGTAGTGTGCTTGAAATTTGCCGTCGACCACTGGGCCGACGTGGCACCGGAAAACACCGAATTCTATTTCTACGACTATCCGCGCAACCAGAATTAA